TATTAGTTACTTAACTAACTGATTGGTTGTTATGAGTTGTTATAACTCTTTAGTCACGTGTCTATTGATTGTTCATTGTATAAATACTCTTCCATTACCCATTCAATAAAGTGACTCTTTCTTCTACCTTTagttctctcttttctctggtTTCTTTCTCTCTGTTTTGTTCTTGCCTTTCTTTATGTTCAGCTATGGCTAGAAGGTTTAATAgagatttttttagtttaatatttttggtCGTatatgttgtagttatttaaattATCTGGCAAAATTTggagatattaagaaaaatttaaccTTCTGAAAACAAGTTTCAAATAGTTTGTTGCACGTGTGAAATAAACTATTTGAACACTGTTTTCTATACTAATTCTTTTAAATTTCTCAAGAATTTGTAAGATgcattaaataattacaacatacacaactataaaaaaattgaactaaAAAATTCTCTTAGATGTCGAAAAAGATAGGGGTGTATCGGTGTACCCTTATTAAGTGGTGCATTATAGAAGCACccgatatttttctttttcttttaagaaattacAAGTAAATATTAGTTGTATTAAATTGAGTCTTTAACACCTTAAATGAccacttatattttattttattatagttacttgattttaattattttaaagtaacgcgtaaaatatttttaaaaacaaagaaaaatgcGAAAAGGCACTAGTGGTATACAATTAAGTATTaaatcccatataatttaatataataatttttaaaaaatttcgctAACTAATCGTAGAGTACCACTGATGTCCAATAATAATGTTCAAAAACAAATtactatgatattttttttttcatcactcaaaaaaaagaaaaaattaagtcACCAAAATTTACATTGTTAACTACCTAATATTGTATGAACTACCTAACATGGTATGAACTACCTAATATTGACCCCCTACAAAGTTGTATGAACTACCTAATATTGACCCCCTACAATTTAATTTTGGTTTAGTGTGTGATTGAAATATTAATAGTAtatcttatttataattattgatAGTACTTTTGTGAGGGCACTAAAATATAGACAcgatttttttttgggaaagaATAGAGATGATTTTTCATACCACATATATCCTTAAGTTATATGTACCAAATGAAATGATACCTTTCGTGATAATAAAGACTAACTAGAAATGATAATTAAtcataacataattttttttttcaattatatataacttttcacaataaaaatttatttgtgattaaaagatattatttaaatataaattatcattaatttaattttatataatcacaataaaaattataactaaaaatacatttagtcccgactaatacttttaactacaaattttttagtcaaaattaattaacataaaaatgaaagtttatatttatatagtaaCATAGAAGTATAGTTCAGTTTTCACTTATTAGTTTAAATTTAGTTTaggtttcttaatattttataatattcctTTCCCTTCAtgtgattttaatttatataaagacAATACTTGTTATAAGAAAGAACAAAAAATTCACATGTGTAAATAccctatattaaattattttaaatgattttaaacactatataaaggtcCTCTGCATGATCACAAATTCTCAAACTCATTcacaaaagaataataataacatatattatatatcataagaGCTCTAGCTAGCCATGGCTATCACCCTCTCTCAAGTTTCTTTTGCAACCACTCATTCTCACATCAATGATAGGTCTTTGGGGCTCAAAAGATCTTTGTTCATCAAGGTTTGGTtggtttattaatttatttatttttgcataTATACTTTCTTTTAGGGTTTTTCATTAATTgagtattttttatattaatttgttaTTATTAGGGTTTCTCTGGGGCACCTTTGAGTTTGGCTTTTAAGACAAATTTTGGACAAGCAATAGAGAATGTCTCATCAAAAAGGCTAGGTACTACTCCTCATCATCGCTCTCGTCATGTAGTATGCACCATATGGCAAGATAACAAGGTTCCTGTGGCTCCATTAGAGCTCGAAAATTCCACAAGGCCTCCCACAAATCTATACTCGGAAAAGTCACTTCACACGGCCACCATTCTCTCTGTTGACAAGATTTCTGGCCCAAATGCTCCTGGTGAGATTTATCGTATTGTATATTTTCATGATGGCTTTCTTCCTTACTGGGAGGGACAAGTTTTGCGTGTAATGAAAGCGGTAAGATTTACAGTCTAAATACTCTTTTGAGATTCTTGAATTACTCTTATCGTACTACCATTTAGTAGTTGATCTCACACATTTTCAATTGAGATGTgagatttaatatttatttgtattatgTTAGGATCTCACATTGATTAAGTATGGGATTGTTAGGATCCTATATTGATCAAGTATCACTATAAGAAATATCACTTTTACTagcacagttcgctactgcGCTTACTTTTACCAGAACATTTTGCAAATTGCGCTGGCAAggaggtcaaagttttaccagcgtacatttacagtggctaaaatctaacttttaccagtgcATTTATGCGCTgggaaaagtcatttttgccagcgcttttcattttttgatggcaaaagttctaataccaacattgatttgccaacccccttttaccaacacatcacaagtaaattctattttaccagtgCAATACCagcttttgccagcacaaaaatgtgctggcaaaagtgacatttcttgtagtgtatgTGATTGATCAGTAGTATACACCTTCTCTCTCAGGCTAGCTAACTTTTGGGAGCGAGTTCTACCCAAATCGTTGTATCACATTAATATAGTGGCAttgatatattaattattattataagaaaTGACATCGTCTCATtggtttcttaattaatttttgtgtaGCCCGATGAAAATCCTTTCGAACCAGGAAATCCAAAAAATTTGAGTTACTTTTCAGCTGCTTCTTCAAGATATGGAGATTCTTTTAATGGAAAAACAACCACTTTATGTGTGCGTAGTATTCCTGGCACCACTAGTGAGATTCTATGCAAGTCCAAGCCTGGAGATAAAATTCAACTCGCAGGTATTCTTAGCTAAGCTCAATGTTCAAATTGAAAAGATTTTATTGTGGAATTTTATTCcagtaatattataaattatttttacaatgTGACatagaatgtatatatattatctatTGATCACCAATAATATGAAGCCCTGCACTCGCTACAGGCCCAACTCGCGAGGCAATGATTTTGGGAGATTTCAAAAACCCTAATGCAACTCACATATTTGTGGCTACTGGGACTGGTGTTGCGCCATTTAGGGCTCATCTTCAACGTTTCTTCAAAGAAGATATTCCAACATTCCAATTCTCCGGACTTGCATGGCTATTCCAAGGGGCGAGCAACAACGATAGCCTACTCTTTAAAAGTGAATTCGAGCAATATCAAAAGGAGTAcccaaataattttctttataaCATAGCATTGAGCAGAGAACAAAAGAACAAATTGGGTGGGAAGATGTATGTTCAAGACATTTTTAGTGACTATGCTGATGAGGTGCTAGAGTTGTTGCTTAAAGGAGCCTACATATACTTAGGTGGGCGTAAGGACATGGTAAAACCAATTGAAGATGCCTTAGGTGATGCTGCCATGAAAATTGGTAAAAAATGGGATGACATACTCACATCATTGAAGATTAACAACCAATGGCGAGTTGAAGTATACTGATGATGATGTTGTCCTACTACGCACAAGCCTACGTACATGCATGCATGCGTGTCTTCTCTCttctattatatatttatatatatttgtgtgtgtatCTCTATTCTCCTTCAAACATGTGATGGGAGTTTGTTTGAGTTGTTTCAGTTGAATAAAGaagagaataataataatattaataaaagaatTTCATTTTTGATTgtcattttatattattattattattattattattattattattattattattattattattattattggtgcCACTATTGTAGAGATACATAGTAACATAGAAGTATATAGTTTTCACTTATTAGTTTAAATTTAGTTTACGTTTCTTAATATTCTATAATATTCCTTTCCCTTCATGTGATTTTAATTTAGATAAATCACTtgtataagaaagaaaaaaaaaatcacttgtaGATACcctatataaattattttgaatgattttaaacactatataaaggtcCTCTGCGCATGATCACAAATTCCCAAAGTCATTCACAAAAGAGGATCATTATAAGTTTTATCTTCCAACAAGGAtcaaagtgtgacctttgaccacccaagttatggatattacatATCTGCCACGGCCTAGGGCTCGGGTCGTGacataccaaatcatgctccttgCACTACTATACAAATTACACTATTTACGTCGGTCAACGCTACTGTTCATTTCGTTGACCGACGTAAATAGTCAGGCATGTATTTATGCAACTGTTTTAAACTGacgctaaaaaaatattatttgcgTCTGTTACTAATTAGACAGTAATGAAAAAACTGACGGGAAAAgtacaatattaaaaattttaattggtTTGTTGCGTCGGTTTAGAAAGGTGGAATATGACTATATAGTCAGTTATAAAAACTCACAAAAATGGTTTCAAGTTCTTTAAACGGACGCTGAATCTCTATTTCCTCTAAACCCAAATCGAGAAATAAGCAGACTATTCATTCTCTTCTCCAAATCAGAAATTAGGGTATAGCTCTGGGAATATTCGACCCCCATCGCTCCCCTATCATCCATGATTCCCTCTCTCTGTGTTCCTCTCACCTGCAGTCCATCTCTCTCGGCGGTCAGCACGACACAACTCCTGTCTCTCTCCATAGTCGGCACCACGAAGGTTCAACATCTTCTCTGCTCTTCCTAAACCTTTAAAATATAGAAGGTTTGATTATTTCTTTCCTTTAATCTCTTTTGTGTTTTACCCTCTGTAATACGTTATTGGGTTTCATCTACGTGGTTCATTTTTCTTCTCATTGTTGGGTTTCATCTATGTGGTTTTATATGTCTGCTTGCTTCAGACCAACTTTAAGAATTCCTTCTCCATCGTTGAAgaaataaaagataagaagTACCATGGTTAGGGTGGGTGGAATTGGCTGTGAGGTTCTTAAGACTCTTGCTTTCTCTGGCTTCCAAGGCATTCATATTGtgagtttctttattttctttttttttttttgttggaggatcaatttgattttttttctttttttgcttGTGCGACTGACTCTattgggtttagggttttatttgaattttaatttaatccCTTGATTGATTCAAGTTCTCTTTTATGGTTTTGGTAGGTTTTAATtatccttattattattttttagaattttttttgacataatcttactgttaatgtttattttcttactgaaattggtaatttttatttttcaattgggTTTGATAGCTCATGTATCATATCCTGATAAAATTCTAGGTTCTCTTCATATGAGGAAGGTGAATTTTGTTGAGTTTGTCACTCAACaagttcttcaattttttctaaaaaatatttcatcAATGGATAATACATATGTGTTTGGGACTTCTATCTTGTCATTTTCTTGTAATTCTATCTCAAAAATGGGTGTCCACCACCAAAGGAACTAgagcaataattttttttctaggtTTGATGAATTCTCCAAGAATCATCAAGGTGGATTACAATTGCATTGTGGGATATTCATTTGATCTGTTTCTCTGTTAttctttattctttattttttttttttgttatttttatctctttggtagaaaaatagaaaataaaaacattgAACTTTGTTGTTTGTAATTTGTGTACAGAATTTATATCGCTAATCAAGAGCATATGCAAGATTCTTACATTTTTCATATTGAACAAGTAAGTGCTTGAGTACTCTTTCATATTGTTCTACTCATTTGCATAATTATCTCAGGGATGGGTTGATAGCAATATGCTGATTATGATATTGAGACTCAAATTTTATAACCTTTGAAGCAGCAGAATTGTAAATATATTTCTCAAGTTTGTTTTACAAATTTATTAATGTCTTTAGCACATACTATTTCTTTTTTGTTGGTGCTTGTCCTATTGTAAATATATGATCCTCTCATTGGTTGTATTCACTTGGGCTTACTTCTTATTATGTCTTATATTTCTGATGTTGTTTCAAGTAACGTTCGggtatttcatatttttttattattgaatatattttttctttgttcaaTAAATAAACAGTTTGTTTCTTTcccttaattaatttaatagttgGTTGTATCAAGATTGTAGTAAGCTgagttaatttttcattttattttaatttgattagTTCAGGGGACTTTGCTTTATTTTAAAGATTTAAAATCTTGTATTTGTTTCTAAAAGGAAAAATGAGatataaatagagatttttGTTTCTCTATTCTTTAACTTGAGAGAGATACAACATCATGAGTCATAGAGCACATGTCATGTGCAAAGGAATATGTCCATGATAAACaactttttcttattaatatgCAATGTATGCTTTCCTAAAgattttcaacttttttttttctttttaatatgaATATGCTTACAGTTTACATGGATAGGTGAATGAATAGGGCTCtgttatttcagtttttattcCATCAAAGAAGATAAAAATAAGCTTGTACAACTTGAGCTATTTTCTTTACTTTGTTGttgttcattttatttatttatttattatttttttggtagAACTTTGTTTTagactatttttaattttaaaatacaatattttactATGTTTTTGAAAGTGAGCTACGCTTCAAGTCAATATGACAAGACCATCCTTAATTTTGGTATAACACGCCTTACATAACCAGGCTTTCATAGTTTGTAAGAGGTGatgttttcttttgttttgataTATTATGATTATCATTATTTgtaaacataatatatatatatcaacgcCATTCATTCAAATataagtattaatttttttcacaTATTTTCACTTGGTTACTATGGATTCTCCAACAATATTAAAAGTTCTTTACTTATTTTAGTCCATTTAAAGTTTTGGCCACTTTAAACTTTCAATTTTGTAATTCAGTGCTGGCTGAACTTGTAATAAGTAGGAAAATACATCATCAACATTGCTTAATTTAAAACattgtttattaaaattttaggtATTTACCAAAGATAGCATATAGTCATGAATTAATCAGTAAGTCTCGTGAAGTCATAAGAATATCAATAATACTGTTTCATGATAGATTGACGTTTTTTTGGAATTGACAAATTcactaaaaaaatagtatagaaACTTTTAAATATGGCCAACCTTTCGTTAGAAATCCTCTTGAATGTTGAAACTGTTTTTTCCTTCTGTATTAGTTATGTTTTGGATGTACTAATAAGTCAAATTGGCTCttccaataaaaaaaaagaaaaaaaaaaaagttaaactgATTGGTTCTACTATTTATCCATTTATTTAGCAGGTTGTGACATAAAACTGCAAATACTTATCAGTTGCCTTAGTGTGTTTTGGACTTTGTATATTATATTCTTCATGTACTAAAGTATTTTCTACAGTAttggtatttatttattattctttttcttaTCTTGTTTCAGTTTTACTTAATGTTGTAACTTTACTTCGGTTTACACTTTGTTATGTAGGTTTATTTTCTTGGAATTAAcattttaattattgtaatcaagttactatataattttatgtatgaatttaaaGTTTAGCTGGTCAATTTTTTGTagataatttttctaacttatttaGTGATTACATGCCTCATTTAATTATaactttttaactttttttggaTTATGTATTTAGTTATAGTTAGTTTTATAGTTAATGATTGTAAAATCTGAAAATACAGGTAGGAAAAATTGTATAGAAATTTGCAATTTTACTTTACCTACAATTTTGCTTCATTTTATAACTGACGCAataggtaaaaataaaaatattttacaacaaGTTATGCGTCATTTAAGAACCGACGGTAAAAATATTTTGTGTCGGTTTTGAAATGGCACAAAGCTTTTTGTGTCAATTTCAAACTGACGCAGTATGTTAtcaagaatattttattttttgcgtCGGTTTAAAgtgaagaaaattattttttgcgtCTTTTTAGAAACGACGCAAATAAAATACTATTTGCGTCTACGGTTTATACGTCGGTTTTATAAACCGACGCAAAATCTTTATATGTCACTAAAAAACCGACGAAAATactcctttttgtagtagtgttgaaTTTTTTTGGTCATTAAAAATTTCCCTTATGAACTATTAAAAtagttagatttaaggacttttgtttaatttcattcaattttactatttcaatgattgtttatgaTCTAAACCATACTCCCTAGACTTTGATCTCTATCAAATCATGCCTTTTAAAcattgacatatactaaatcacGTCTCCTGAAGTTTCATCCATGTTAaactttttttacaaaaattaaacaaaagttcttaaatccaacaatctcaatacaTATTAATATGTAAGAGATTactataacatttttttttatatatacgcAGTAATGAAGCTGAGGTGGCTGTTCATGATATTTTCAAATCTGTAAGAGAAAAATTAAGATCTTTATGTCATCATAATTTAAAGCAAGAAATTGTTGGAATGGACAACTCAATTGCAGATCTCCACAAACAATTGTCAAATTCTCTAAATAAGGTAGGCATTTGTGGCATGGAATCATGAGGTTAAgattattttattcaacatatcatatattttttttgagtctttacaaaaatattaaattttgggtaaaaatttataattttactgctATACcgaattttttacaaaatactctTTTTATGAAGCaaccgtaaaacaacaaaacagattaatgaaaataacagtaaaacaactaaaaaataatcatGGAACAATAgtgaaaatttaattaatacagtaccaaaaataaaacttccatgatatttttgaaaaaaattcaaccctgctacagtaaaaaagtaaaaaaaattaaaaattcagtATGTAGTGTAAAaactcttatattttttttttttatataatagtaaaatatatgttttttttatttattaattatatattatttagatTGAGTATATCCAATTGAATAATTAcctacataaaaaataaatttaccaCCTAGATAGAAGTATATTATATACAGAAATAACATAAATTCGACGAGCATACttaatttaaattcatttatcatattaatTATCTTAATTTATGATTAAGGATAACATATCttgatttataaatcatattttcAGGTGAATCAATATAAATACTGTAGTAGTTGGTAGGTTGCCTCAATGCAAAAAagatatagaaaaataaattagttgAATTTTGCACCACATATTATAAACATATGTAGAAAATGAAGAAATTTGTGGGCACAATAATTAATGTTTGTGATGATGGTGGTGGTGATGAGCGTTGTAGAGTAGCCGGGGAATACTGTCACTCGGCGGAAACGAAGATTTGTTGTAGTGAATTGGTATGTGAATGTCGAATAGTATGTTCGGATCGAAAATGTGTGCCTATTTCTGGCTGTGATCTCGGCGATGCTAGATGCAACTCGTTTGGGAAACAGTGTTGGTTCCCCGATAGATGCGATATACCTAGTTCAAGAtattcactacaaaaaattaaacccaaaaactGCTCAGCAACAGTCGGACAAGTGGGGAATGTTGGGGTGAACCAGAAAAGTTTGGGTAGAGCCggatatttttagtgacaagaaaatttgtaattagtttgactagaattttttttttaattaaaagtaaaaaagttgtgactaattataaatcatcattccTTTGTTGTGATCAAAAAGTCCTTAGCTAAAAAtattagtcataaaaattataatttattgtgactaaaactaaattagtgatgtACAATTTCATTACAAttattaaagatataaattggtatatgttaaaatatgtttttcaatatatataaattagaaataaaataaattataaaataaagagGGGCAATTAGGTAAGATTCATGAAAAAAGTGTAGGCAGGTTAAGCCCGCGCTTAGGGCCCACTTATTTTAGagtcccaaataaaaaaaaatattttttaaaaaatatacaaatttttttaataattttaaaaatactatttatctttatagtaaaggttaagaaatttttttttacctacaGCTCATTTCAATTCAAGGCCGTCTGTGTGGGAGcttaattgttataaaaaaaatttagcttTACTATGCAGATGAAGAAGAAAGGACCTTTGTTTACGGATGAGGTGAGGAAAAATGAGACTGATGGCTAAAGTGCTTTTAATAAGTGAGATCCATCTtagataaaaaatatttaatacgttaattttttttttttgttacattGTGTTATCTGTTAGTGTATCATTCCTATAATTATTCAAAAGCTCAGAAATTTAAACATAGATTATAATTACCTGAAACACAAAAGAGATGATAACAAACTCAGAACTTCAAATTGTCAAACCAAGATgcgaattttattttctttctgtaATATATATGACAAAAATAAGAATAGTTACCTTCATATGTTATATCAATggtcataaaaaaaaagtaatatctatttatatatatatatatagatatttattataTAGTTTGTAATGTAAGAAAGAGAGGCATACCTGATTTTTATATTTGCTGACTAAAATATTGTGTATTGTGTAGAATAAGAAGCATTCACTACAAATGTAACTTTTCCAATAATTAAACTTCCAATGTATTAACTCGTCACGAGAAAAGTCTATGAGCCCAACAAATTGTGAGTTTAGGAAAGATACTCGATTCATGTCCAAACAAGAACCTTTGCACTTTGAGTGGTCAAGCATTGTAGAAATGTTTACATCGAATGGTAACGAAACAATCAAATGTTGTTGTGTTGGATTTTCATCAATGAAGATATAAA
This Cannabis sativa cultivar Pink pepper isolate KNU-18-1 chromosome 6, ASM2916894v1, whole genome shotgun sequence DNA region includes the following protein-coding sequences:
- the LOC115695589 gene encoding ferredoxin--NADP reductase, root isozyme, chloroplastic-like, whose protein sequence is MAITLSQVSFATTHSHINDRSLGLKRSLFIKGFSGAPLSLAFKTNFGQAIENVSSKRLGTTPHHRSRHVVCTIWQDNKVPVAPLELENSTRPPTNLYSEKSLHTATILSVDKISGPNAPGEIYRIVYFHDGFLPYWEGQVLRVMKAPDENPFEPGNPKNLSYFSAASSRYGDSFNGKTTTLCVRSIPGTTSEILCKSKPGDKIQLAGPTREAMILGDFKNPNATHIFVATGTGVAPFRAHLQRFFKEDIPTFQFSGLAWLFQGASNNDSLLFKSEFEQYQKEYPNNFLYNIALSREQKNKLGGKMYVQDIFSDYADEVLELLLKGAYIYLGGRKDMVKPIEDALGDAAMKIGKKWDDILTSLKINNQWRVEVY